Sequence from the Hamadaea flava genome:
CCGGTCGGAGGCGGGGTTGCGGCGTTCGGTCGGAGCGTCAGGTTCGACTTCCACGTACACGGTTGTTGGTCCTGCCTGCAGAGTGTCGGGACGAGACCGCGTCGTGCGCGCGGTCGAACGCCTCCCACGTCTGATCACCGCGACGCTGCGCGAGCGCGGCGAACAGACAGTCGGCGACGTAGAGCTGAGCGATCCGGCTGACGGTCGCGCCGGTGCGGAAGAAGATGCTCTCCCGTCCGGCGCTGGCCAGCACGATGTCGCTCATCTCAGCCAGGGGTGAGCGGGGGTAGTTGGTGATGGCCAGGGTCGTGGCGCCCCGCTGCTTCGCCACGCGGACCGGGTCGAGCACTTCGACGGTGCGCCCCGAGTGCGACACCGCGATGACGACGTCCTGGGCGCTCAGATGCGCCGCGGACGCGACCGCGCGGTGCACGTCGGAGTACGCCAGACAGGTGAGCCCCAGGTGGGACAGCTTGTGGTCGAGGTCGGCCACGACGACGTCGCTGGAGCCGACGCCGTAGAGGTAGACCCGGTGCGCCCGGTTCAGGGCGTCGACCGCCGCCGACAGCGCCTCCAGGTCGAACGTGTCCACAGTGTCCTGGATGGCGCGCTGCGCGGCGTGGGCCATCTTCTGGGTGATGGCCGGGAAGTTGTCCTCCGGCGCGATGTCGGTCTCCGCGCCGATCGGCACGTGCCGGCCGGCCGACTGCTGCCGGTCGACCGCCACGGCCAGCAGCAGCCGCAGCTCGTGGTAGCCGGTCAGGCCGACGTCGCGGCAGAACCGGGTGACCGTCGTGGCCGACGTGCCGGCTCGCCGGGCCAGCTCGGAGATGCTGGCCCGGGCGATCTCCGACGGCTGCTCGATGACGAGCCGGCCGACCGCCTGCTCAGAGTCGGGCAGCGAGGGCAGCAGGCCCCGGAGGCGGGCCAGCAGGGAGTCGGCGTCGATCGGCGGGGTGTCGCGCAGCGCACCCGAACCGGAGGCGGCCGCGCCGGAGGAAACAGTCGTCATGGGCACATCATCCGTCACTTCATCTGACCGGCGGTGAGTCCGGCCTGGATTTGCCGCTGGAACACGGCGTACACGACGAGGACGGGCAGCATGGCCAGGGTCAGCCCGGCGAACAGCCGGGAGTAGTCGCCCCGATAGCCCTCGCTGACCGCCAACGCGGCCAGCCCCTGTGCCAGGACGTACTTGTTCTCGTCCTTCAGCAGGACGACCGGCAGCAGGTACTGGTTCCAGTGGGCGAGGAAGTTGAAGATGCCGACGCTGATCAGGCCGGGCTTGGCCATCGGCAGCATCACCCGGAAGAACAGCCGGAACGGTCCGCAGCCGTCGATCAGGGCCGCTTCGCTGACCGCGGTGGGCAGCGTACGGAAGAACGCGGTGAGGAAGAAGACCGTGAACGGCAGCGAGTACGCCGTGTACACGAGCATCAGGCCGGGCAGCGTGTTGAGCATTCCCGCGTCGCGGACGACGAAGAACAGCGGCACGAAGGCGAGCACGACCGGGAACATCATGCCGCCGACGAAGGCGAAGTAGACGATCCGGTTGCCCCAGAACTGATACCGGGCCAGGGCGTACGCCGCGGTCGCGCCGAGCAGCATGGTCAGCGTCAGCGAGCCGATCAGCACGATGCCGGTGTTGAGGAAGTACTGGCCGATGTGGCCGTGCGTCCAGGCTCGGCTGAAGTTGTCCCAGCGCAGCGATCCCGGCAGCCCCCACGGGTCGGACAGGATCTCGTTGTCGCTCTTGAACGCGCTCAGCACCGCC
This genomic interval carries:
- a CDS encoding MurR/RpiR family transcriptional regulator, translating into MTTVSSGAAASGSGALRDTPPIDADSLLARLRGLLPSLPDSEQAVGRLVIEQPSEIARASISELARRAGTSATTVTRFCRDVGLTGYHELRLLLAVAVDRQQSAGRHVPIGAETDIAPEDNFPAITQKMAHAAQRAIQDTVDTFDLEALSAAVDALNRAHRVYLYGVGSSDVVVADLDHKLSHLGLTCLAYSDVHRAVASAAHLSAQDVVIAVSHSGRTVEVLDPVRVAKQRGATTLAITNYPRSPLAEMSDIVLASAGRESIFFRTGATVSRIAQLYVADCLFAALAQRRGDQTWEAFDRAHDAVSSRHSAGRTNNRVRGSRT
- a CDS encoding carbohydrate ABC transporter permease — its product is MSTLTSADPATEAAATRRAPAKRSGGKSLVDGTLNVFSHGFLLVWGLLTALPLLWAVLSAFKSDNEILSDPWGLPGSLRWDNFSRAWTHGHIGQYFLNTGIVLIGSLTLTMLLGATAAYALARYQFWGNRIVYFAFVGGMMFPVVLAFVPLFFVVRDAGMLNTLPGLMLVYTAYSLPFTVFFLTAFFRTLPTAVSEAALIDGCGPFRLFFRVMLPMAKPGLISVGIFNFLAHWNQYLLPVVLLKDENKYVLAQGLAALAVSEGYRGDYSRLFAGLTLAMLPVLVVYAVFQRQIQAGLTAGQMK